A genome region from Streptomyces sp. NBC_01296 includes the following:
- a CDS encoding DUF4132 domain-containing protein — MAGNRKTNNRHADAIHRALEEENAAELATALLKAAIHYSGHWGNGEAAEVIGAVRARPVEFRRRLVDRLAETFRSLAEDSPARVNALALIAAAGRDLPGGGPLSAERLGKFDELGRMGQVYSYGWVSELVLAELDAGRTIPPAAVATLRRSALVAYGYRPVVELAPRLTEPVLNVGEAWADRAMAAGNRWHALLAHAVTATAAKPTAKWEKAGRALIKEAGEDAVREQLLGWLRLVGAPRTFALDEERYGPNPNDTWDTYNANALRGLAWLLSFLPPHPDIARVLGALVETSLRKVAGLGPRNPKVANAGVTALSRIDSEAALAELARLATRVTFKGTLKMLDSALEARATALGLGREEIEELAVPAYGLTRVGQAEYALGGTTALVQVRGSKAVLSWRSATGKAVKSVPAAVRRDHAEELKELKAAVKDIDKMLGAQAERLDRQFLARRTWTYGQWRERYLDHPLVGTLARHLLWVVDGTPVGFADGEARTLTDGPVTEGAEVTLWHPIDREPAEVAAWQDWLERHGITQPFKQAHREVYPLTDAELRTGTYSNRFAAHFLRQHQFHSLAAIRGWRNKLRLAVDDTAPPAVRELPQWGLRAEYWIEGDTGGDQYEDITDSGSFLRLRTDQVRFYPIGAPQNSAHACGGEYTMWLRGGEDPVDPLPLAEVPALVLSEVLRDVDLFVGVASVGNDPTWQDGGPAGRFRDYWTSYGFGELNQSAETRRLLLQRLVPRLAIADRCRIEGRFLHVRGELRTYRIHLGSGNILMDPGDQYLCIVPAGRAAPGTETGYLPFEGDPTLALILSKAMMLADDAGITDPTVTRQILRERA; from the coding sequence ATGGCCGGGAACAGGAAAACGAACAATCGCCACGCCGACGCGATCCACCGCGCCCTGGAGGAGGAGAACGCCGCAGAGCTCGCCACCGCGCTCCTGAAGGCCGCCATCCACTACAGCGGCCACTGGGGCAACGGGGAGGCGGCCGAGGTGATCGGCGCCGTCCGCGCCCGGCCGGTGGAGTTCCGTCGGCGGCTCGTGGACCGGCTGGCCGAGACCTTCCGCTCCCTCGCGGAGGACTCCCCGGCACGGGTGAACGCGCTGGCCCTCATCGCCGCCGCCGGACGGGACCTGCCCGGGGGCGGCCCGCTCTCCGCCGAACGGCTGGGCAAATTCGACGAGCTCGGCCGGATGGGGCAGGTCTACTCCTACGGATGGGTCTCGGAGCTGGTCCTCGCCGAGCTGGACGCGGGCCGCACGATCCCGCCGGCCGCCGTCGCCACCCTGCGCCGAAGCGCCCTGGTCGCATACGGGTACCGGCCGGTCGTCGAGCTCGCGCCGCGGCTGACGGAGCCCGTCCTCAATGTCGGCGAGGCGTGGGCGGACCGGGCGATGGCGGCCGGGAACCGTTGGCACGCCCTGCTCGCGCACGCGGTGACCGCGACCGCAGCCAAGCCCACGGCCAAGTGGGAGAAGGCCGGCCGGGCCCTGATCAAGGAGGCCGGGGAGGACGCCGTACGCGAACAGCTCCTCGGCTGGCTCCGGCTCGTCGGCGCGCCCCGTACCTTCGCCCTGGACGAGGAGCGGTACGGGCCGAACCCGAACGACACGTGGGACACGTACAACGCCAACGCCCTGCGCGGACTGGCCTGGCTGCTGTCCTTCCTGCCCCCGCACCCGGACATCGCGCGGGTGCTCGGCGCGCTCGTCGAGACCTCGCTGCGCAAGGTCGCGGGACTCGGCCCCCGCAACCCCAAGGTGGCCAACGCCGGGGTCACCGCCCTGTCCCGCATCGACAGCGAGGCCGCCCTGGCCGAACTGGCCCGGCTCGCCACCCGCGTGACGTTCAAGGGCACCCTCAAGATGCTGGACTCGGCCCTGGAGGCACGGGCCACCGCGCTCGGGCTGGGCCGGGAGGAGATCGAGGAGCTCGCCGTGCCTGCGTACGGGCTGACGCGGGTCGGGCAGGCCGAGTATGCGCTGGGCGGGACCACCGCCCTCGTGCAGGTCCGCGGCTCCAAGGCGGTGCTCTCCTGGCGCAGCGCCACCGGCAAGGCGGTCAAGAGCGTGCCGGCGGCCGTGCGCCGCGACCACGCCGAGGAGCTCAAAGAGCTCAAGGCGGCCGTCAAGGACATCGACAAGATGCTCGGGGCGCAGGCCGAGCGGCTGGACCGGCAGTTCCTCGCCCGGCGCACCTGGACGTACGGGCAGTGGCGCGAGCGCTACCTCGACCACCCCCTGGTCGGCACCCTCGCCCGCCACCTGCTGTGGGTGGTGGACGGCACCCCCGTCGGCTTCGCCGACGGCGAGGCGCGCACCCTTACCGACGGGCCCGTCACCGAGGGCGCCGAGGTGACCCTCTGGCATCCCATCGACCGCGAGCCGGCCGAGGTCGCCGCCTGGCAGGACTGGCTCGAACGGCACGGCATCACCCAGCCGTTCAAGCAGGCCCACCGCGAGGTCTACCCGCTCACCGATGCCGAGCTCCGCACCGGGACGTACTCCAACCGGTTCGCCGCGCACTTCCTGCGCCAGCACCAGTTCCACTCGCTGGCCGCGATCCGCGGCTGGCGCAACAAGCTGCGCCTCGCCGTCGACGACACCGCGCCGCCCGCCGTGCGCGAGCTGCCGCAGTGGGGGCTGCGGGCCGAGTACTGGATCGAGGGCGACACCGGGGGCGACCAGTACGAGGACATCACCGACTCGGGCAGCTTCCTGCGCCTGCGCACCGACCAGGTGCGCTTCTACCCGATCGGCGCCCCGCAGAACTCGGCGCACGCCTGCGGCGGCGAGTACACGATGTGGCTCCGTGGCGGCGAGGACCCGGTCGACCCGCTGCCGCTGGCCGAGGTCCCCGCCCTCGTGCTCAGCGAAGTCCTGCGCGACGTCGACCTGTTCGTCGGCGTCGCCAGCGTCGGCAACGACCCGACCTGGCAGGACGGCGGCCCCGCAGGCCGCTTCCGGGACTACTGGACCTCGTACGGCTTCGGCGAGCTGAACCAGAGCGCCGAGACCCGCCGGCTCCTGCTGCAGCGGCTGGTCCCGAGGCTGGCCATCGCCGACCGGTGCCGGATCGAGGGGCGCTTCCTGCACGTGCGGGGCGAGCTGCGCACGTACCGGATCCACCTCGGGTCGGGGAACATCCTCATGGACCCGGGCGACCAGTACCTGTGCATCGTCCCGGCGGGGCGCGCGGCCCCCGGGACGGAGACCGGCTACCTGCCCTTCGAGGGGGACCCGACGCTCGCCCTGATCCTCAGCAAGGCGATGATGCTGGCGGACGACGCCGGCATCACCGACCCGACCGTCACCCGTCAGATACTGAGGGAGCGGGCGTAG
- a CDS encoding alpha/beta fold hydrolase, producing the protein MTPTNPMTPMNPMDPVNPLLAHDVAGPADGPALVLLHSSVCDRRMWEPQWGPLAGAGFRVVRAYFRTCGDSPPAVAPYRDVDDVLDLLDSLGIERAAFAGSSYGGRVALGIASLHPERVSALALLCSAVPGQQRGPALRKVAAAEDALLEAGDVAGAVELMVDTWLGPSADEETRALVRTMQRRIFDVAPTVEGAHELPEHEIDLGAVAAPTLAIGGAHDVEDFRDIAADLAHRIPGARHLELAWAGHLPSLERPQDTTALLLDFLHHPNG; encoded by the coding sequence ATGACTCCCACGAACCCCATGACGCCCATGAACCCCATGGATCCCGTGAACCCTCTCCTTGCCCATGACGTCGCCGGTCCGGCGGACGGTCCGGCGCTGGTCCTGCTCCACTCCTCCGTCTGCGACCGCCGGATGTGGGAGCCGCAGTGGGGCCCGCTGGCCGGGGCCGGGTTCCGGGTCGTCCGGGCGTACTTCCGCACGTGCGGGGACTCGCCGCCGGCCGTCGCGCCCTACCGCGACGTGGACGACGTACTGGACCTGCTGGACTCCCTCGGGATCGAACGGGCCGCCTTCGCCGGGTCCTCGTACGGCGGCCGCGTCGCCCTGGGGATCGCGTCCCTGCACCCGGAGCGGGTGTCCGCGCTGGCCCTGCTCTGCTCCGCCGTCCCCGGGCAGCAGCGCGGCCCGGCCCTGCGGAAGGTCGCCGCCGCGGAGGACGCGCTGCTCGAGGCGGGGGACGTCGCGGGGGCGGTGGAGCTGATGGTGGACACCTGGCTCGGCCCGTCGGCGGACGAGGAGACCCGCGCTCTCGTACGGACGATGCAGCGCCGCATCTTCGACGTGGCGCCGACCGTGGAGGGCGCTCATGAGCTCCCGGAGCACGAGATCGACCTCGGGGCCGTCGCCGCCCCGACCCTCGCGATCGGCGGCGCCCACGACGTCGAGGACTTCCGCGACATCGCCGCCGACCTCGCGCACCGCATCCCCGGGGCCCGCCACCTGGAACTCGCCTGGGCGGGCCATCTCCCGTCCCTGGAACGCCCGCAGGACACCACGGCCCTGCTCTTGGACTTCCTGCACCATCCGAACGGCTGA
- a CDS encoding CAP domain-containing protein, with amino-acid sequence MSRHAPLVRTARAFAVAGILSAALVPVSAAPATAVACDAAAAARAPTGSNDSAARNAVICLINAERAQLRLPALTVNQALTNAAQQHSAAAVQLKWWGPGKDSHTNPQTGSTPGTRIKAAGYCPNPRSWGYAEITYTGWGGSGTPNAAVNWWVHVSTYGHRQIVLDPSMREIGAWAQPGAADRAGAGASQAGTYVVTFGRCVQ; translated from the coding sequence TTGAGCAGGCACGCTCCACTCGTCCGAACCGCACGGGCCTTCGCCGTGGCCGGAATCCTGTCGGCGGCGCTCGTACCCGTCTCGGCGGCGCCGGCGACGGCCGTCGCGTGCGACGCCGCGGCCGCTGCCCGGGCCCCGACCGGCAGCAACGACAGCGCCGCGCGGAACGCGGTGATCTGCCTCATCAACGCCGAGCGCGCGCAGCTGAGGCTGCCGGCCCTCACCGTGAACCAGGCCCTGACGAATGCGGCGCAGCAGCACTCCGCCGCCGCCGTCCAGCTGAAGTGGTGGGGTCCCGGCAAGGACTCGCACACCAACCCGCAGACCGGTTCGACACCGGGGACCCGGATCAAGGCCGCGGGCTACTGCCCGAACCCCAGGTCGTGGGGCTACGCCGAGATCACGTACACGGGCTGGGGCGGCTCGGGGACCCCGAACGCCGCGGTCAACTGGTGGGTGCACGTCAGCACGTACGGCCACCGGCAGATCGTCCTCGACCCGTCGATGCGGGAGATCGGCGCCTGGGCCCAGCCGGGCGCGGCGGACCGCGCCGGGGCCGGCGCGAGCCAGGCCGGCACCTACGTCGTGACGTTCGGCCGCTGCGTGCAGTGA
- a CDS encoding bifunctional metallophosphatase/5'-nucleotidase produces MGTAAATFATGIPAHATDHARDAASAVEYVDVQLLSITDLHGYLQAAPGSNATISGNGGRTYTVGGVAYMAAHLARLRSGRLNSLFFTPGDSFSGWEFDAAAFADEPTVEALNRMGLDFATAGNHEFDKSPAFLQRHMEQGVPFPVEGRDATFTDSSGARFHGSGFRYYSANVVWDADQRTVLPAYSIEKVRTAAGQELQIGFIHLTALGTELFPGSYQPGLATLDEVATADRYAALLKAQGVNAIVLSMHDGAVAGGDFNSGTDPSGPALDLALRVSPDIDAIVTGHWHTRFNMMVPDPNGVPRPFVEAGCYGQLINEINLRLDPATGEVVRELTVSTNHPNTRDVTPDPALKEVVDYWAGQAAARNTGKIGKQSGSFIRTRNTAGESTMGDLVADWALWAGRRPADPENDANIHPAVPAQLALVAVAPRVGQCVIAGDLVRDTASGGAVTFGRAWKAVGFGDPIVSATVTGRQIHDALEQQWTIAASGELLFAPLAVSRNVRYTFNTLGGVGDRVNPADVFIDGAALDLTGTYRLASPSYTFLANDGYDALTGFQAPYRHQRDFESFVAYIRETQTLTPAPLNRVTAAHTTRRGADVGIVLEPAPLLLPDGTPMPRPEAAIVSADRPRTYRNGLRPPC; encoded by the coding sequence ATGGGAACCGCGGCAGCCACCTTCGCCACCGGCATCCCCGCCCACGCCACCGACCACGCGCGCGACGCCGCCTCCGCCGTCGAGTACGTCGACGTCCAGCTCCTCAGCATCACCGACCTGCACGGCTACCTCCAGGCCGCCCCCGGCAGCAACGCCACGATCAGCGGGAACGGGGGCCGTACCTACACCGTCGGCGGCGTCGCCTACATGGCCGCGCACCTCGCCCGCCTCCGCTCCGGCCGGCTCAACTCGCTCTTCTTCACCCCCGGAGACTCCTTCTCCGGCTGGGAGTTCGACGCCGCCGCCTTCGCCGACGAGCCCACCGTCGAAGCCCTGAACCGCATGGGCCTCGACTTCGCGACCGCCGGGAACCACGAGTTCGACAAGTCCCCGGCCTTCCTCCAACGGCACATGGAGCAGGGCGTCCCCTTCCCCGTCGAGGGCCGCGACGCCACCTTCACGGACTCCTCCGGCGCCCGCTTCCACGGCTCCGGCTTCCGCTACTACAGCGCCAACGTCGTCTGGGACGCCGACCAGCGCACCGTCCTGCCCGCGTACAGCATCGAGAAGGTCCGCACCGCCGCCGGCCAGGAGCTGCAGATCGGCTTCATCCACCTCACCGCCCTCGGCACCGAGCTCTTCCCCGGCTCCTACCAGCCGGGCCTGGCCACCCTCGACGAGGTCGCCACCGCCGACCGGTACGCGGCGCTGCTCAAGGCCCAGGGCGTCAACGCGATCGTGCTGAGCATGCATGACGGGGCGGTCGCGGGCGGCGACTTCAACAGCGGCACCGACCCGTCGGGCCCGGCCCTCGACCTGGCGCTGCGCGTCTCCCCCGACATCGACGCCATCGTCACCGGCCACTGGCACACCCGGTTCAACATGATGGTCCCGGACCCGAACGGCGTTCCCCGCCCCTTCGTCGAGGCCGGCTGCTACGGCCAGCTCATCAACGAGATCAACCTTCGCCTCGACCCCGCCACCGGCGAGGTGGTCCGCGAGCTGACGGTGTCCACGAACCACCCCAACACCCGTGACGTCACCCCCGACCCCGCCCTCAAGGAGGTCGTCGACTATTGGGCGGGCCAGGCCGCGGCCCGCAACACCGGCAAGATCGGCAAGCAGAGCGGATCGTTCATCCGTACGCGCAACACCGCGGGCGAGAGCACCATGGGCGACCTGGTCGCCGACTGGGCGCTGTGGGCGGGCCGCCGCCCGGCCGACCCCGAGAACGACGCCAACATCCACCCCGCCGTCCCGGCCCAGCTCGCCCTGGTCGCGGTGGCACCGCGGGTCGGCCAGTGCGTCATCGCGGGCGACCTGGTCCGCGACACGGCCTCGGGCGGCGCCGTCACGTTCGGCCGCGCCTGGAAGGCCGTCGGCTTCGGCGACCCGATCGTCAGCGCGACGGTGACCGGCCGGCAGATCCACGACGCCCTCGAGCAGCAGTGGACGATCGCGGCGAGCGGGGAGCTGCTGTTCGCGCCCCTGGCCGTCTCCAGGAACGTCCGCTACACCTTCAACACCCTGGGCGGGGTCGGCGACCGCGTGAACCCGGCCGACGTGTTCATCGACGGCGCCGCGCTCGACCTCACCGGCACCTACCGTCTCGCGTCCCCCTCGTACACCTTCCTGGCGAACGACGGCTACGACGCGCTGACCGGCTTCCAGGCCCCCTACCGCCACCAGCGCGACTTCGAGAGCTTCGTCGCGTACATCCGCGAGACGCAGACCCTGACCCCGGCCCCCCTGAACCGCGTCACCGCCGCGCACACGACCCGCCGCGGGGCAGACGTCGGCATCGTCCTGGAACCCGCTCCCCTCCTCCTCCCCGACGGCACCCCCATGCCCCGCCCCGAGGCCGCGATCGTCTCGGCGGACCGCCCCCGCACCTACCGCAACGGCCTGCGGCCGCCCTGCTGA
- a CDS encoding LysR family transcriptional regulator has protein sequence MELRQLRYFVAVTEEGGFGRAAERLHTVQSAVSRQIGLLERELGLVLFTRTTRRVGLTGAGERLLPEARAVLAAVARTREVAAEVAAGATGVLRLGTVHGPGDRVYRLLEELAVSAPGLRVRPVRLPVTERLAAVRSGELDAALVRARPDAPGLELLPLWRDRLYAALPGGHPLAGAAELDPEQLAHLPLRLAAREGNPPFHDLVAPLAGAPAGPPFTDLLATLTSIGESPLTPSWTVFYEVGPLPRLPRTAIRPLTRPVLTTYLAVLPGPPGPAVRRLLATATATATATASEPGGPHG, from the coding sequence ATGGAGCTGCGCCAGCTGCGGTACTTCGTGGCGGTCACCGAGGAGGGCGGCTTCGGCCGGGCCGCCGAGCGACTCCACACCGTCCAGTCGGCGGTGAGCCGCCAGATCGGCCTGCTGGAACGGGAACTGGGCCTGGTCCTCTTCACCCGCACCACCCGCCGGGTGGGTCTCACCGGCGCCGGCGAGCGGCTGCTCCCGGAAGCGCGGGCGGTGCTCGCCGCGGTCGCCCGTACCCGGGAGGTGGCCGCCGAGGTCGCGGCGGGCGCGACCGGCGTGCTCCGGCTGGGCACGGTGCACGGCCCGGGGGACCGGGTCTACCGGCTGCTGGAGGAGCTCGCCGTCAGCGCGCCCGGGCTCCGGGTGCGGCCGGTCCGGCTGCCGGTGACCGAGCGGCTCGCGGCGGTGCGCTCCGGCGAGCTGGACGCGGCGCTGGTCCGGGCCCGGCCCGATGCACCCGGCCTGGAGCTGCTGCCGCTGTGGCGGGACCGGCTGTACGCGGCCCTGCCGGGCGGGCATCCGCTGGCCGGGGCCGCGGAGCTGGACCCGGAGCAACTGGCGCACCTGCCGCTGCGGCTGGCGGCCCGGGAGGGCAACCCGCCCTTCCACGACCTGGTCGCCCCGCTGGCCGGAGCACCGGCCGGGCCGCCCTTCACCGACCTGCTCGCCACGCTGACGTCGATCGGCGAGAGCCCCCTGACCCCGTCCTGGACGGTGTTCTACGAGGTGGGGCCGCTGCCGAGGCTGCCGCGCACCGCGATCCGGCCGTTGACCCGGCCGGTCCTGACCACGTACCTGGCGGTGCTCCCGGGGCCTCCCGGACCGGCAGTGCGCCGGCTGCTGGCGACCGCGACCGCGACTGCGACCGCGACCGCCTCGGAGCCCGGGGGCCCGCACGGCTGA
- a CDS encoding cupin domain-containing protein has product MGHQVQVAGGTDGHAGGGAAALVVRAADAEEVPLPHAGAFRLLTDGGAAGVNRLSLGAGSAGAPEHFHTRSTELFYVLGGAADFVLGTERVRVAEGGLVLVPPGLTHAFGAAPGTGAELLVVLTPGVERFGYFRTLGRIQHGLAPFEELLPHQDRYDVHFPGAEVRRDQAVSSGSAG; this is encoded by the coding sequence ATGGGACACCAGGTGCAGGTCGCGGGAGGTACGGACGGGCACGCGGGCGGCGGCGCGGCCGCGCTCGTGGTGCGGGCGGCGGACGCCGAGGAGGTGCCGCTGCCCCACGCGGGTGCCTTCCGGCTGCTGACGGACGGTGGCGCGGCCGGGGTGAACCGGCTCAGCCTGGGCGCGGGTTCGGCCGGGGCACCGGAACACTTCCACACCCGGTCCACCGAACTCTTCTACGTGCTCGGCGGGGCCGCCGACTTCGTGCTCGGCACGGAGCGCGTGCGGGTGGCGGAGGGCGGGCTGGTCCTCGTGCCACCAGGGCTGACGCACGCGTTCGGCGCGGCCCCGGGCACAGGCGCCGAACTCCTCGTCGTACTGACCCCCGGGGTGGAGCGCTTCGGCTACTTCCGGACGCTGGGGCGCATCCAGCACGGGCTGGCGCCGTTCGAGGAGCTGCTGCCCCACCAGGACCGCTACGACGTCCACTTCCCCGGGGCGGAGGTCCGGCGTGACCAGGCCGTCTCCTCCGGATCTGCCGGATAA
- a CDS encoding protein kinase family protein, producing MHPERLTAYSAVSTRLSLLSDRRLRALTAAATPLGSGIGGRSAELDVDGTRVFVKRVPLTDLELLPRNMRSTANLFGLPLHYQYGVGSAGFGAWRELAAHAMTTGWVIEGAYDGFPLMYHWRVLPDSPPGGDGIDAAVARWEGSDAVRRRLEAIGRASYSLVLFLEHVPHRLGTWLAGHPAYDWADRTLLRGAEFMSSRGLVHFDAHFHNVLTDGELVHFADFGLALSTRFELASDEARFLSEHLAYDRAYTASHLLRYHLPGADERDDLEHEAFLREWIAGRGHGGVPDEAAALLDRHAATGLVMAGFHRRLVTESKRTPFPASAVADTCVQPLHHKA from the coding sequence ATGCACCCCGAGCGACTCACGGCGTACTCCGCCGTCTCCACCCGCCTGTCCCTGCTGAGCGACCGCCGGCTGCGCGCACTCACGGCCGCCGCGACACCCCTCGGGTCCGGTATCGGCGGCCGGTCCGCCGAGTTGGACGTCGACGGGACCCGGGTCTTCGTCAAACGCGTGCCGCTGACCGACCTCGAGCTGCTGCCGCGCAACATGCGGTCCACCGCGAACCTGTTCGGACTGCCGCTGCACTACCAATACGGGGTCGGCTCGGCCGGGTTCGGGGCCTGGCGGGAGCTCGCCGCGCACGCCATGACCACCGGCTGGGTGATCGAGGGCGCGTACGACGGCTTTCCGCTGATGTACCACTGGCGGGTACTGCCCGACTCCCCGCCCGGTGGCGACGGCATCGACGCAGCCGTCGCCCGGTGGGAGGGGTCGGACGCCGTGCGCCGGCGGCTGGAGGCCATCGGGCGGGCCTCGTACAGCCTGGTGCTCTTCCTGGAGCACGTGCCGCACCGGCTCGGCACCTGGCTGGCCGGGCACCCCGCGTACGACTGGGCGGACCGGACCCTGCTCCGCGGGGCGGAGTTCATGAGCTCGCGCGGGCTGGTCCACTTCGACGCCCACTTCCACAACGTGCTGACCGACGGCGAGCTCGTCCACTTCGCCGACTTCGGGCTCGCGCTCAGCACCCGCTTCGAGCTGGCGTCCGACGAGGCCCGGTTCCTGTCGGAGCACCTGGCGTACGACCGGGCGTACACCGCGAGCCATCTCCTGCGGTACCACCTGCCCGGCGCCGACGAGCGCGACGACCTGGAGCACGAGGCCTTCCTGCGGGAGTGGATCGCGGGGCGCGGGCACGGCGGGGTGCCGGACGAGGCCGCCGCGCTGCTCGACCGGCATGCCGCGACGGGGCTCGTGATGGCGGGCTTCCACCGGCGGCTGGTGACGGAGAGCAAGCGGACGCCGTTCCCGGCCTCGGCGGTCGCGGACACCTGCGTACAGCCCCTTCACCACAAAGCTTGA
- a CDS encoding thiol-disulfide oxidoreductase DCC family protein codes for MATATTATHHLTVLYDADCPLCVHIRHWLLGQRWLVPLRLIPAGSHEAQRRYPQLDHAATLREITVIGDAGQVWTGTDAFIVCLWALVEHRPKANWLATPAGRPFARAAMYTASAWRQAVRTGPGPEGEVEPEAPACDDHCAVPG; via the coding sequence ATGGCCACGGCAACGACGGCCACGCACCACCTGACCGTGCTGTACGACGCCGACTGCCCGCTCTGCGTCCACATCCGGCACTGGCTCCTCGGGCAGCGCTGGCTGGTACCGCTCCGGCTGATCCCGGCCGGGTCCCACGAGGCGCAGCGGCGCTACCCGCAGCTCGACCATGCGGCGACGCTCCGCGAGATCACCGTCATCGGGGACGCGGGGCAGGTGTGGACCGGGACCGACGCCTTCATCGTGTGCCTGTGGGCGCTGGTGGAGCACCGGCCGAAGGCGAACTGGCTCGCCACCCCGGCGGGCCGGCCCTTCGCCCGCGCCGCGATGTACACCGCCTCGGCATGGCGGCAGGCCGTACGGACCGGGCCCGGGCCGGAGGGTGAAGTGGAGCCGGAGGCACCGGCCTGTGACGACCACTGCGCCGTACCCGGATAG
- a CDS encoding TetR family transcriptional regulator, with protein MTDQKAPKSEQTRTLILETALRLFQERGFDKTTMRAIAKEAGVSVGNAYYYFASKEHLVQGFYDRIGAAHQAAVRPILDSETDLQKRLAGVLTSWLDIAAPYHEFASQFFKNAADPESPLSPFSPESEPARKAAIDMHREVLAGAKTKVPDELADVLPELMWLSQMGLVLYWVFDRSPNSEKTRRLAERGAQLTTRGIVLARFRVLRPLVREVHELFADFLPGMAQTVVSKKKRASDPDPGSA; from the coding sequence GTGACTGATCAGAAGGCTCCCAAGAGCGAGCAGACCCGCACGCTCATCCTCGAAACCGCGCTCCGTCTCTTCCAGGAGCGCGGCTTCGACAAGACGACCATGCGGGCCATCGCCAAGGAGGCAGGAGTCTCGGTCGGCAACGCCTACTACTACTTCGCGTCCAAGGAACACCTGGTCCAGGGGTTCTACGACCGGATCGGCGCCGCACACCAGGCGGCGGTCCGGCCCATCCTGGACAGCGAGACCGATCTGCAGAAGCGGCTCGCGGGCGTGCTGACGAGCTGGCTGGACATCGCGGCGCCGTACCACGAGTTCGCCTCGCAGTTCTTCAAGAACGCGGCGGACCCGGAGAGCCCGCTCAGCCCCTTCTCCCCCGAATCGGAACCCGCGCGCAAGGCCGCGATCGACATGCACCGCGAGGTGCTGGCGGGCGCGAAGACGAAGGTCCCGGACGAGCTGGCCGACGTACTGCCGGAGCTGATGTGGCTCTCGCAGATGGGGCTCGTCCTGTACTGGGTCTTCGACCGGTCCCCGAACAGCGAGAAGACGCGCAGGCTCGCGGAGCGCGGAGCGCAGCTGACGACGCGGGGCATCGTCCTGGCCCGGTTCCGGGTGCTGCGGCCGCTGGTGCGCGAGGTCCACGAGCTGTTCGCGGACTTCCTGCCGGGCATGGCGCAGACGGTGGTGTCGAAGAAGAAGCGGGCCTCCGACCCGGACCCCGGCTCCGCGTAG
- a CDS encoding ABC transporter substrate-binding protein yields MKSVRTKVIAVGLVIGVAAVGAWQLLPEEGRGSGTALRVGTSDAVSSLDPAGAYDAGSWALFSNVFQSLLTIKSGSGTPVPDAASACKFIGQKLTTYQCELRPGLKFAGGRAVTAEDVKHSFDRIKAINSDQGPAPLFNTLESVKAEDRTVTFNLSAPDATFPFKIATGAGSIVDKEKYPAKALREDGKADGSGPFTLGAYRPVGSVELKPNPGYLGQAKPARTAVTVRYFKDSAQLNQAWQDHQIEVAHRDMPPDVLAGLNPGLKDTRYQASGGTETRSMVFNVRPGSAAAPLVGADSSMNNGFSDKAVGDLIARTQSFSDRAQAAGDFRELQKLVAQHVPMLPLWQKKDYVMSRDAVSGAQYLSDGTGVWRLWELNWL; encoded by the coding sequence ATGAAGTCTGTCCGCACGAAGGTCATCGCGGTCGGGCTGGTGATCGGCGTGGCCGCGGTCGGCGCCTGGCAGCTGCTGCCCGAGGAGGGCCGCGGCAGCGGGACCGCCCTGCGGGTCGGGACGAGCGACGCCGTCTCCTCCCTCGACCCCGCCGGGGCGTACGACGCCGGCTCCTGGGCTCTGTTCAGCAACGTCTTCCAGTCGCTGCTGACCATCAAGTCCGGCTCCGGCACCCCCGTCCCGGACGCGGCCTCCGCCTGCAAGTTCATCGGCCAGAAGCTCACCACGTACCAGTGCGAGCTCCGCCCCGGCCTGAAGTTCGCGGGCGGCCGCGCCGTCACCGCCGAGGACGTCAAGCACTCCTTCGACCGCATCAAGGCGATCAACTCCGACCAGGGCCCGGCCCCCCTCTTCAACACCCTGGAGTCGGTCAAGGCCGAGGACCGCACCGTCACCTTCAACCTCTCCGCGCCCGACGCCACCTTCCCCTTCAAGATCGCGACGGGCGCCGGCTCGATCGTCGACAAAGAGAAGTACCCGGCGAAGGCCCTGCGCGAGGACGGCAAGGCCGACGGTTCCGGCCCCTTCACCCTCGGCGCGTACCGGCCCGTCGGCAGCGTCGAACTCAAGCCCAACCCGGGCTACCTGGGCCAGGCCAAGCCCGCCAGGACGGCCGTCACGGTCCGGTACTTCAAGGACTCCGCCCAGCTCAACCAGGCCTGGCAGGACCACCAGATCGAGGTCGCCCACCGCGACATGCCGCCGGACGTGCTCGCCGGCCTCAACCCCGGCCTGAAGGACACCCGTTACCAGGCCTCCGGGGGCACCGAGACCCGCAGCATGGTCTTCAACGTCCGCCCCGGCTCCGCCGCCGCCCCGCTCGTCGGCGCCGACTCCAGCATGAACAACGGCTTCTCCGACAAGGCCGTGGGCGACCTCATCGCCCGTACGCAGTCCTTCTCGGACCGGGCCCAGGCCGCCGGCGACTTCCGCGAGCTCCAGAAGCTGGTCGCCCAGCACGTCCCGATGCTGCCCCTCTGGCAGAAGAAGGACTACGTGATGTCCCGCGACGCCGTCTCCGGAGCCCAGTACCTCTCCGACGGCACCGGGGTCTGGCGCCTGTGGGAGCTCAACTGGCTGTAG